Proteins from a single region of Blastopirellula marina:
- a CDS encoding cryptochrome/photolyase family protein translates to MRHLLLILGDQLDRNSALFDGYDPEQDLLWMAENDHEITYVPSHKQRIVLFLSAMRHFRDELKDAGRQLQYHQLFADKRKDSGKSFGELLSQTLKKEKPQAIRVVLPGDYRVKQLLEETAAEHDVPIDFLPDVHFFCTVNEFHKFAKGRKSLLMETFYRQMRKKHDILMRGDKPVGGTWNYDHDNREPFGKEGPSNIGRPTSFSHDEITKEVIQLVEERFADHPGQIDTFNLPVTPGQARRMLADFVKYHLNGFGKYEDAMWTDEPFLHHSRLSTSLNLKLLDPRECVQAAVEAYKAGTAPLASVEGFVRQVLGWREFIRGVYWTQMPAYAEMNHFDHQAELPSFFWDGETDMQCIRQSLLHVLKYGYVHHIQRLMVLGNFSLTLGVHPYKFHQWHMAMYLDAVDWVSLPNTLGMSQHGDGGIVGTKPYCSTGNYVDKMSNFCQGCIYNHKKAVGAEACPLTTFYWDFLDRHFDELQSNMRMKLQMKHVERKRNSGEIDDIRSHAKKLRQDWHVD, encoded by the coding sequence ATGCGACATCTGCTTCTAATACTCGGTGACCAACTCGACCGCAACTCGGCCCTGTTCGATGGCTACGATCCTGAGCAAGACTTGCTTTGGATGGCCGAGAACGATCACGAGATTACCTATGTCCCCAGTCACAAGCAGCGGATTGTCTTGTTTCTGTCGGCCATGCGTCACTTTCGCGACGAACTCAAAGACGCAGGCCGGCAGTTGCAGTATCACCAGTTGTTCGCCGACAAGCGGAAGGACTCTGGCAAGTCGTTCGGTGAGTTGCTCTCGCAGACGCTGAAAAAAGAGAAACCCCAGGCGATTCGCGTCGTGCTGCCGGGTGACTATCGTGTGAAGCAGCTATTAGAAGAAACGGCGGCCGAGCACGACGTACCGATCGACTTTCTGCCGGACGTTCACTTCTTCTGCACGGTGAATGAGTTCCATAAGTTCGCCAAGGGGCGGAAGTCGCTGTTGATGGAAACGTTCTATCGCCAGATGCGGAAAAAACACGACATCTTGATGCGCGGCGACAAGCCGGTGGGGGGCACTTGGAACTACGATCACGACAACCGCGAGCCGTTCGGCAAAGAAGGGCCAAGCAACATTGGGAGGCCGACTTCGTTCTCGCACGATGAAATCACGAAAGAAGTTATTCAACTCGTCGAAGAGCGATTCGCCGACCACCCTGGCCAGATCGATACGTTCAACTTGCCAGTGACGCCGGGACAGGCGCGGCGGATGCTGGCCGACTTCGTCAAGTATCACCTCAACGGGTTTGGCAAATACGAAGACGCGATGTGGACGGATGAGCCATTTTTACACCACTCGCGGTTATCGACCAGCTTGAACCTGAAACTGCTCGATCCGCGGGAATGTGTGCAGGCCGCCGTCGAGGCGTACAAGGCAGGGACCGCCCCGCTGGCAAGTGTGGAAGGTTTCGTGCGGCAGGTTCTCGGCTGGCGCGAGTTCATCCGCGGCGTCTATTGGACGCAGATGCCAGCGTACGCCGAGATGAATCACTTCGATCATCAAGCAGAGTTGCCATCGTTCTTCTGGGATGGCGAGACCGACATGCAGTGCATTCGCCAGTCCCTTTTGCACGTTTTGAAGTATGGCTATGTCCACCACATTCAGCGTCTGATGGTGCTGGGCAACTTCTCGCTGACGCTGGGGGTGCATCCCTACAAGTTTCACCAGTGGCACATGGCGATGTACCTGGACGCGGTCGACTGGGTTTCGCTTCCCAATACGCTGGGGATGAGCCAGCATGGCGACGGGGGCATCGTGGGGACGAAGCCATACTGCTCGACCGGTAACTATGTCGACAAGATGAGCAACTTCTGCCAAGGCTGCATCTACAACCACAAGAAGGCCGTGGGGGCAGAGGCATGCCCGCTCACGACCTTCTATTGGGACTTTCTCGATCGACATTTTGACGAGCTTCAAAGCAACATGCGGATGAAGTTGCAGATGAAGCATGTCGAGCGAAAGAGAAACTCAGGTGAGATTGACGACATTCGCAGTCATGCGAAGAAGCTCCGCCAAGACTGGCACGTTGATTAA
- a CDS encoding carboxypeptidase-like regulatory domain-containing protein: MLSKNLRCLLLAIIVVGLAGCSGGSGIALGTVAGTITKDGQPVSDATITFFPETGRPSSATSDLDGRYSLRFTASENGAIVGKHSVQISYGGPGMPAAPGEPTRGRAKRSLPFEEVTWPEKVTVEKSANTIDFDL, from the coding sequence ATGCTTAGCAAAAACCTTCGTTGTTTACTGTTAGCCATTATCGTTGTCGGGCTGGCCGGTTGCTCTGGTGGAAGTGGTATCGCCCTGGGAACCGTGGCTGGAACGATAACCAAAGATGGTCAGCCCGTTTCTGACGCAACCATAACGTTCTTTCCCGAAACAGGACGACCATCGTCCGCGACGAGCGATCTCGATGGGCGCTATTCGCTTCGCTTTACGGCAAGTGAAAACGGTGCCATCGTTGGCAAGCACAGCGTACAGATTTCTTACGGTGGCCCAGGCATGCCAGCGGCACCCGGCGAACCGACGCGAGGAAGAGCAAAACGTTCGCTGCCATTCGAGGAAGTCACATGGCCCGAGAAAGTGACGGTTGAGAAATCGGCCAACACAATCGACTTCGATCTTTAA
- a CDS encoding DUF1559 domain-containing protein, with amino-acid sequence MLARMRAKKRGFTLVELLVVIAIIGVLIALLLPAVQQAREAARRMQCSNNLKQLGLSIHNYHDVHQEFPPTGFGESSGASGWARQASWFVRVMPFMEQKAAYDLVNVPDSTYDNNTAGWAAPTRGWRAMHEGRIDSLWCPSSPLPRTQTYPTSSATQGLGAPAEIEIQISDYAGNSGCSIVGGTTSDTSAGSWQWGGNIADNGVLPVYWRGTAPFAASGVGFHKLTDGSSNTIAVGEQSNFHDQLNDYRASLCSGGLWSCGTGTHSSNLNNYVVTTYPINALSMNWTAKAPGWGLTTTKFNNTAYRSAHPGGAQFTLADGSTRFIPETIDFAIYTSLMDRNDGTPVGAY; translated from the coding sequence ATGTTAGCTCGAATGCGTGCCAAGAAGCGAGGTTTTACGCTTGTGGAACTGTTGGTCGTGATTGCGATCATCGGTGTTCTGATTGCTTTGTTGCTACCGGCCGTCCAGCAGGCACGTGAGGCCGCTCGACGGATGCAGTGCAGCAACAACCTGAAGCAGTTGGGTTTGTCCATCCACAATTATCACGATGTACACCAAGAGTTCCCTCCGACAGGGTTTGGGGAGTCGAGCGGTGCCTCGGGTTGGGCCCGTCAGGCATCGTGGTTCGTCCGCGTGATGCCGTTCATGGAACAGAAAGCCGCCTACGATCTGGTTAATGTTCCCGACAGCACCTACGACAACAACACCGCGGGATGGGCTGCCCCGACACGCGGTTGGCGAGCGATGCACGAAGGTCGCATTGATTCTCTGTGGTGCCCATCGAGTCCGCTTCCACGAACGCAAACGTACCCGACTTCCAGTGCTACGCAAGGATTGGGAGCACCGGCTGAAATCGAGATCCAAATCTCGGACTATGCCGGCAACAGTGGCTGTTCGATTGTTGGTGGAACGACTTCCGATACCTCGGCCGGCTCCTGGCAGTGGGGTGGTAACATTGCCGACAACGGTGTCCTTCCGGTGTACTGGCGAGGTACGGCCCCCTTCGCGGCAAGTGGCGTTGGTTTTCACAAGTTGACCGATGGCTCGAGTAATACGATCGCCGTTGGTGAGCAGTCCAATTTTCACGATCAACTCAATGACTATCGTGCCAGTTTGTGCAGCGGCGGTTTGTGGAGCTGCGGAACAGGCACACACTCCAGCAACCTGAATAACTACGTGGTAACGACCTACCCAATTAACGCCTTGAGCATGAATTGGACCGCCAAGGCTCCAGGCTGGGGCCTGACCACGACCAAGTTCAACAACACTGCCTATCGCTCGGCCCACCCTGGTGGTGCTCAGTTCACTTTGGCGGATGGTTCGACTCGGTTCATTCCTGAAACGATCGACTTCGCAATCTACACATCGCTCATGGATCGCAACGACGGTACGCCTGTCGGTGCCTACTGA
- a CDS encoding AraC family transcriptional regulator yields MPNKYKNEWEEHLDVLFAQAPTLALVEELFARLDEVNLCIKDLEGRYLSVNSAFLRSVPKLRREDVIGKTAFDIYPQALAVGYQQQDRQLLSRGQNLHDQLEMITNPDGSLGWYITSKVLAKNISQEVIAIIGMSRDLHAPTERDDRYNKLSLALRRMQTDFASPLRIQQLAEDSGLSVSQFERLMRSMIQITPSQYLIRQRVEAAAVMLRDSNKNIATVAMDCGFSDQPSFCKQFKRITGLSPLKYRKMTQDGK; encoded by the coding sequence ATGCCGAATAAATACAAAAACGAATGGGAAGAGCATTTAGACGTTCTTTTCGCCCAAGCACCAACGTTGGCACTTGTCGAGGAATTGTTCGCTCGACTCGATGAGGTGAACCTCTGCATCAAAGATCTGGAGGGACGCTATCTAAGCGTAAATAGTGCATTTTTACGCAGCGTCCCCAAGCTTCGCCGAGAGGATGTGATCGGCAAGACGGCCTTCGATATCTACCCCCAGGCCCTGGCCGTCGGCTATCAGCAACAAGATCGTCAACTGCTGAGCCGTGGACAAAATCTACACGATCAACTGGAGATGATTACCAATCCCGATGGATCGCTAGGCTGGTATATCACCAGCAAGGTTTTGGCGAAGAACATTTCCCAGGAAGTGATTGCGATTATCGGCATGTCGCGCGACCTGCATGCCCCGACAGAAAGGGACGATCGCTACAACAAGCTTTCGCTCGCTTTGCGCAGGATGCAAACCGACTTTGCCAGTCCGCTACGGATTCAGCAATTGGCGGAAGACTCGGGGCTTTCAGTCAGCCAGTTCGAACGGCTGATGCGAAGCATGATTCAGATCACCCCGTCGCAGTATCTGATTCGACAACGGGTAGAAGCCGCCGCCGTGATGTTGCGTGACAGTAACAAGAACATCGCCACGGTGGCGATGGACTGCGGCTTCAGCGATCAGCCATCGTTCTGCAAACAATTCAAACGAATCACCGGCTTATCGCCGCTGAAATACCGGAAGATGACGCAGGATGGGAAGTAG
- a CDS encoding M20/M25/M40 family metallo-hydrolase, which translates to MILRLGTVAVLLGFAAFQASFAGELSHSAALDTIRKEDVKRHVDILADDSFEGREAGSRGGRAAGNYLQELFSKYGLKPAGDNGTFFQLFHGGSRNILGILPGEQGADSGDLIVVGAHYDHVGYGSRTNSFGPFGYVHNGADDNASGTSALLEVIQALTQMKAKPKRSILFILWDGEEKGLLGSKYWVEHPTVKWDRIRLYINLDMVGRLRPQGVEVYGTRTLPGIRQRIARSNMTSDLKLDFRWEMTDNSDHYTFYSRSIPTLMFHTGLHGEYHRPQDDAHLINHDGVQAVARLTAETVWEEANRDVFPTFRTRSRLETESDRKRFEVARSVNRSRLGIRWNSEQQHIGQGLSIASVSPGGPAANGGVKAGDRLIEFADIPFTSVEDFLAQVQAAPVDVVLKVEREGEAEPLALNIKLDLNPAPVGISWTNDPAEPGAVMLTNVTTGSVAALAGLKPLDRVYEVNGKPVESSEAFKNLVTQYQDPTTLLVDREGHMLQIELPLAAIRPLLKGTQEPSAETAQP; encoded by the coding sequence ATGATTTTACGCCTAGGGACAGTTGCTGTGTTGCTTGGGTTCGCTGCTTTTCAGGCCTCGTTCGCCGGCGAGCTTTCGCATTCGGCGGCGTTGGACACCATCCGCAAGGAAGACGTCAAACGGCACGTCGATATCCTGGCCGACGACAGCTTCGAAGGGCGCGAAGCAGGCAGCCGCGGAGGGCGTGCCGCAGGGAACTACCTGCAAGAGCTATTTTCCAAGTATGGTCTGAAACCAGCGGGTGATAACGGCACGTTCTTTCAGTTGTTCCATGGCGGTTCGCGCAACATCTTGGGGATCTTGCCAGGCGAACAGGGAGCCGATTCCGGCGATTTGATCGTCGTGGGGGCTCATTACGATCACGTCGGGTACGGCAGTCGGACCAACAGCTTTGGCCCGTTTGGTTACGTCCATAACGGTGCCGACGACAACGCCAGTGGTACCTCGGCGTTGTTGGAAGTCATTCAGGCCCTCACCCAGATGAAGGCCAAGCCCAAACGATCGATCTTGTTTATCTTGTGGGACGGTGAAGAGAAGGGGCTTTTGGGGTCGAAGTATTGGGTCGAACACCCAACCGTCAAATGGGACCGAATTCGCCTGTACATCAATCTCGACATGGTTGGTCGCCTGCGTCCTCAAGGGGTCGAAGTCTACGGAACGCGAACCCTGCCAGGAATTCGTCAGAGAATTGCCCGGTCCAACATGACCAGCGACCTGAAGCTCGACTTCCGCTGGGAGATGACCGACAACAGCGATCACTACACGTTCTATTCGCGATCGATCCCCACGCTCATGTTCCATACGGGGCTGCATGGTGAATACCATCGTCCTCAGGACGATGCGCACTTGATCAACCACGATGGAGTTCAGGCCGTTGCCCGTCTTACGGCGGAAACGGTCTGGGAAGAAGCTAATCGAGATGTCTTTCCTACATTCCGTACACGCTCTCGCTTGGAAACGGAATCGGATCGAAAGCGATTCGAGGTTGCCCGGTCGGTCAATCGTTCGCGACTGGGAATCCGTTGGAATTCCGAGCAGCAACACATAGGGCAGGGGCTATCGATTGCCTCGGTGTCGCCGGGTGGCCCGGCCGCAAATGGGGGAGTTAAGGCAGGGGACCGATTGATCGAGTTCGCCGACATCCCTTTCACCAGCGTCGAAGACTTCCTGGCCCAGGTTCAAGCCGCACCGGTCGATGTCGTGCTGAAGGTCGAAAGGGAAGGGGAAGCGGAACCGTTGGCCCTCAACATCAAACTAGACCTGAATCCGGCTCCGGTGGGCATCTCTTGGACGAACGATCCCGCCGAGCCTGGGGCCGTCATGTTGACCAACGTGACGACTGGCTCTGTGGCCGCCTTGGCAGGACTCAAGCCACTTGATCGTGTTTACGAAGTGAACGGCAAGCCGGTGGAAAGCAGCGAGGCCTTTAAGAATCTGGTCACCCAATACCAGGATCCGACCACGCTGCTGGTCGATCGAGAAGGGCACATGCTACAGATCGAGTTGCCACTTGCTGCGATTCGCCCCCTGCTGAAAGGGACGCAAGAGCCATCTGCTGAGACTGCGCAGCCATAG
- a CDS encoding tyrosine-type recombinase/integrase translates to MPRKPKEAPIPCANFTWYLRRKANGVFFADGRLNSQYQLGKPSLGTRDREEAYRRLHELDHVKAIECGLVEAKPMANEKDVQISDGWQLYIQRCEKPELLGGVSPKTIQRYKAVRDKHQEYCRKKGIENWSQVTKANTLDYGTDLAKKKYADRTIVFEANMICSVVKWLTEEDHLPQSCRFLLKMNKVSGSSTYCYTQPQVTRMVEFCNQSEDLVWMGQVITCLATSGLRINELAQLRWSDVDLEAKTIRITDERSVPRRRQTGGERRIKGKRGRALPMHAEFFKVLQQIPRHADGRIFHGPRGGRLSDRRVLQNLQERIIEPLGKEFPTPQGEIGFGSGTVHGLRHYFCSEAYRNGARDAELLEWLGHRDSEMTQLYRHLHREDSHRRMEQINFLGRDDEESADRDVA, encoded by the coding sequence ATGCCTAGAAAACCTAAGGAAGCGCCGATCCCGTGCGCTAATTTCACTTGGTACCTGCGGCGGAAGGCGAATGGTGTCTTCTTTGCCGATGGTCGTCTCAACAGCCAGTATCAGCTAGGGAAACCATCCCTAGGTACTCGCGATCGTGAAGAGGCGTATCGACGCCTTCACGAACTCGATCACGTGAAGGCGATCGAATGTGGCTTGGTCGAAGCTAAGCCAATGGCTAACGAAAAGGACGTTCAGATAAGCGACGGTTGGCAACTTTACATCCAACGTTGCGAGAAGCCGGAGTTGCTTGGTGGTGTCAGTCCGAAGACCATCCAGCGTTACAAGGCGGTGCGTGACAAGCATCAGGAGTATTGCCGCAAGAAGGGGATTGAGAATTGGTCCCAAGTTACGAAGGCCAACACGCTCGACTACGGGACGGATCTCGCAAAGAAGAAATATGCCGACCGAACGATCGTGTTCGAGGCGAATATGATCTGCTCCGTCGTAAAGTGGTTGACGGAAGAAGACCACTTGCCACAGTCGTGCCGTTTCCTGCTGAAGATGAACAAGGTGAGCGGAAGCTCGACTTACTGTTATACTCAGCCCCAAGTCACGCGGATGGTTGAGTTTTGCAATCAGTCGGAGGACCTTGTCTGGATGGGGCAGGTGATCACCTGTCTGGCAACGTCCGGACTGCGAATCAATGAACTTGCTCAACTCCGCTGGAGTGATGTCGACTTGGAGGCCAAGACGATTCGAATCACGGATGAGCGTTCCGTTCCCCGACGTCGACAGACGGGAGGCGAGCGTCGGATCAAAGGGAAGCGGGGCCGGGCTTTGCCCATGCACGCTGAATTCTTCAAGGTGCTGCAGCAGATCCCGCGTCATGCCGATGGCCGTATTTTTCATGGCCCACGCGGAGGTCGCCTCAGTGACCGTCGTGTGCTCCAGAATCTGCAAGAACGAATCATTGAGCCGCTTGGCAAGGAGTTTCCGACACCGCAAGGTGAGATTGGCTTCGGCAGCGGCACCGTCCACGGGCTCCGGCACTACTTCTGTAGCGAAGCCTACCGCAACGGAGCACGGGACGCCGAACTCCTGGAATGGCTCGGACACCGCGACTCAGAGATGACTCAGCTGTACCGGCATCTTCATCGCGAAGACAGCCACCGTCGAATGGAACAAATCAACTTCCTCGGACGCGACGACGAGGAAAGTGCTGATCGTGACGTCGCATAG
- a CDS encoding helix-turn-helix transcriptional regulator encodes MASSDLKKTLVDINALVEHSGLSESTIWRLKRDGKIPFYQPAGKHGRVMFPEDAIELCHATTDATNTRQIENTASDERLPGPRPGWMSRSKK; translated from the coding sequence ATGGCGAGTTCGGATCTCAAAAAGACGCTGGTCGATATTAATGCTCTCGTGGAGCATTCCGGCCTATCTGAGTCGACGATCTGGCGTTTAAAGCGGGATGGCAAGATCCCATTTTATCAACCGGCGGGAAAGCACGGCCGGGTCATGTTTCCCGAGGATGCGATCGAACTTTGCCACGCTACGACTGACGCTACCAACACACGTCAGATTGAAAACACCGCTTCCGATGAGAGACTTCCTGGGCCACGACCTGGGTGGATGTCGCGTTCGAAGAAATAA
- the cas2 gene encoding CRISPR-associated endonuclease Cas2, with protein MLSEYKGMWLFIMFDLPVDTRKARKNYAKFRKQLLDEGFQMMQYSVYSRYCVSEEVSTKFVGQIQKNLPPAGQVRFMAVTDRQFGKMKVFYGKKRAETEQAPQQMQLF; from the coding sequence ATGCTATCGGAGTACAAGGGCATGTGGCTATTTATCATGTTCGACCTTCCTGTCGACACACGTAAAGCTCGAAAAAACTACGCCAAATTTCGCAAGCAATTGCTTGATGAAGGCTTTCAGATGATGCAATACTCGGTGTATTCTCGATATTGTGTGAGCGAAGAGGTTTCAACAAAGTTCGTTGGACAAATACAAAAGAACTTGCCGCCCGCCGGGCAGGTTAGATTTATGGCCGTAACGGACCGTCAATTCGGCAAAATGAAGGTATTCTATGGCAAAAAACGTGCGGAAACCGAGCAGGCACCTCAGCAAATGCAGCTGTTTTGA